A section of the Clostridium sp. TW13 genome encodes:
- a CDS encoding YbaB/EbfC family nucleoid-associated protein — MARGGFPGGGNMNNLMKQAQKLQKQMEDTQKELESAEFEASVGGGAVSVKANGKKEILSINIKEEVVDPDDVEMLEDLILSAVNEVLRKAEEETSSKMGKLTGGMNIPGLF; from the coding sequence ATGGCAAGAGGTGGATTTCCTGGCGGCGGAAACATGAATAATCTAATGAAGCAAGCACAAAAGCTACAAAAACAAATGGAAGATACTCAAAAAGAGCTTGAAAGTGCTGAGTTTGAGGCTTCAGTAGGTGGTGGAGCAGTTTCAGTTAAAGCCAACGGTAAGAAAGAAATTTTAAGTATAAATATAAAAGAAGAAGTAGTAGATCCAGATGATGTTGAAATGTTAGAAGATTTAATTTTATCAGCTGTTAATGAAGTTTTAAGAAAAGCTGAAGAAGAAACTTCAAGCAAGATGGGTAAATTAACAGGTGGAATGAATATACCAGGATTATTCTAA
- the dnaX gene encoding DNA polymerase III subunit gamma/tau: protein MGYTALYREWRPQRFDEIVGQKHITTTLKNQILNDRIAHAYLFCGTRGTGKTTTAKVMVKALNCLNLHDGEPCNECEMCKKINEGLSIDVTELDAASNNGVDKIRDIIEDVQYPPQEARFKIYIMDEVHMLSQGAVNAFLKTLEEPPKNVVFILATTDPQKLPITILSRCQRFDFKRISNEDITDRLRAIVDAKGVRADNGSLKLIARVSDGAMRDSVSILDQAISMGDGKVEYNDVISMLGLVTNEHLFRIADAIIERSVEKSMSIIEDIVLSGKDVYGFIKELISHYRNLLMVKVTSNPEDVIDMSQDNIESLREQANRLRSEEIMRGIRVLQEAEEDARISKQSRIYLELAIIKMCKIEYDTSKEVLLSRINKLENIIKSGNITVERVEQSSGNVHSENKLPKTEVKKQQSVDLKVPDEERNEHSTITINDVQRAWADILEAFKARRKMVIYASLVTGKVASCSEGVIEIRYENQFSFNKMRLEKGENAQTVNEVFSEILKERVRVRYAVDKGVDEGERNSEDILRERLGDGILEVFDE, encoded by the coding sequence ATGGGTTATACAGCTTTATATAGAGAATGGAGACCACAAAGGTTTGATGAGATAGTAGGACAAAAACATATAACGACTACGTTAAAAAATCAAATTTTAAATGATAGGATAGCCCATGCATACCTGTTTTGCGGAACTAGAGGAACTGGAAAGACAACTACAGCTAAGGTAATGGTGAAGGCTTTAAATTGCCTTAACTTGCATGATGGGGAACCTTGCAATGAATGTGAAATGTGTAAAAAAATCAATGAGGGTTTATCTATAGATGTAACTGAACTAGATGCAGCTTCAAACAACGGTGTTGATAAAATAAGAGATATTATTGAGGATGTTCAATATCCTCCTCAAGAGGCTAGATTCAAGATTTATATAATGGATGAGGTACACATGCTTTCTCAAGGAGCTGTTAATGCCTTTCTTAAGACATTAGAGGAACCACCTAAGAATGTGGTATTTATATTAGCAACTACAGATCCACAGAAGTTACCAATAACTATACTTTCAAGATGTCAGAGGTTTGATTTTAAGAGGATTAGTAATGAAGATATAACTGATAGATTAAGGGCCATAGTTGATGCCAAAGGAGTTAGAGCAGATAATGGTAGCTTAAAGCTTATTGCGAGAGTTTCTGATGGAGCTATGAGAGATTCTGTAAGTATATTAGATCAAGCTATATCTATGGGTGATGGTAAGGTTGAGTATAATGATGTAATATCTATGCTTGGTCTTGTAACTAATGAGCATTTATTTAGAATAGCAGATGCAATAATAGAGCGAAGTGTAGAGAAGTCTATGTCAATAATTGAAGATATAGTGCTTTCAGGTAAGGATGTTTACGGATTTATAAAGGAATTAATAAGTCATTACAGAAATCTTTTGATGGTGAAGGTCACAAGTAATCCAGAAGATGTCATTGATATGTCACAGGATAATATAGAATCATTAAGAGAGCAAGCTAATAGATTAAGAAGTGAAGAAATCATGAGAGGCATTAGAGTTCTTCAAGAAGCAGAAGAAGATGCAAGAATAAGTAAGCAAAGCAGAATATATTTAGAGCTAGCTATAATTAAAATGTGCAAGATTGAATATGATACATCAAAGGAGGTCCTTTTATCTAGAATTAATAAGCTAGAGAATATAATAAAGAGTGGAAACATTACTGTGGAAAGAGTTGAACAATCTTCAGGTAATGTGCATAGTGAAAATAAATTACCTAAGACTGAGGTGAAAAAGCAGCAGTCAGTAGATTTAAAAGTACCTGATGAAGAAAGAAATGAGCATTCTACTATAACAATAAATGATGTTCAAAGGGCTTGGGCTGACATATTAGAAGCATTTAAAGCAAGAAGAAAGATGGTCATATATGCTTCATTAGTGACAGGTAAAGTTGCTAGTTGTAGTGAAGGCGTTATAGAAATAAGGTATGAAAATCAATTTTCATTTAATAAGATGAGGTTAGAGAAAGGTGAAAATGCACAGACAGTGAATGAAGTATTTTCAGAGATATTGAAAGAAAGAGTTAGAGTAAGATACGCTGTAGACAAAGGCGTTGATGAAGGTGAAAGGAATTCTGAGGATATTTTAAGAGAGAGGCTCGGAGATGGGATACTAGAAGTATTTGATGAATAA
- a CDS encoding thymidylate synthase has protein sequence MSLYDEKYLAITKDILDNGYFDTNRTGVSTYKLPHQIMQFNLQKEFPILTTKFVAFKTAVKEMLWIYQKQSNVVEDLRKVNVKIWNEWEGQDGTIGKAYGYQIKKFHQIDNLIEALKNNPQDRRMMLNIWNWQDLPEMNLAPCCFLTMWDVTDGHLNCMLVQRSGDIPLGVPFNSTQFAVLTHMLAQVTGLKAGLFTHVINNAHIYENQVEGMKIQLTRINEAYEAPQFWINPDIKNFYDFTADDVKLVDYKHHEAIKMEVSV, from the coding sequence ATGAGTCTTTATGATGAAAAGTATCTTGCTATAACAAAAGATATTTTAGATAATGGATACTTCGACACTAATAGAACAGGGGTTTCTACTTACAAGCTGCCTCATCAAATTATGCAGTTCAATCTTCAAAAGGAATTTCCTATCCTCACCACAAAATTTGTGGCATTTAAAACAGCAGTAAAGGAAATGCTATGGATATATCAAAAACAATCTAATGTTGTTGAAGATCTAAGAAAAGTTAACGTAAAGATATGGAATGAATGGGAAGGTCAAGATGGAACCATTGGAAAAGCTTATGGATATCAAATAAAGAAGTTTCATCAAATTGATAATCTAATAGAGGCTTTAAAAAACAATCCTCAAGATAGAAGAATGATGCTTAACATATGGAATTGGCAGGACTTACCTGAGATGAACTTAGCTCCTTGTTGCTTTTTGACTATGTGGGATGTTACTGACGGTCATCTTAATTGTATGCTGGTACAAAGAAGTGGAGACATACCTTTAGGTGTGCCATTTAACAGTACTCAATTCGCTGTATTAACTCATATGCTTGCCCAAGTCACTGGACTTAAAGCAGGTCTATTTACTCACGTTATCAACAACGCTCACATATATGAAAACCAAGTTGAAGGTATGAAAATACAATTGACAAGAATAAATGAAGCCTATGAAGCTCCACAGTTTTGGATAAACCCTGATATAAAGAATTTCTATGATTTCACTGCTGATGATGTTAAGCTTGTAGATTACAAACATCATGAAGCAATAAAAATGGAGGTGTCCGTATAA
- a CDS encoding dihydrofolate reductase, which produces MISIICAVANNNVIGKDNSLIWHLSSDLKRFKKLTENHTIIMGRKTFESLPGVLPKRKHIIITRDENFSIDNQAVEISNSIDTIIKNFKDSDEEVFVIGGGQIYAAFLPYASKMYLTELQDSFKGDTYFPQLEASHWKIIEKSDPIVENGTTYRFVDYKRN; this is translated from the coding sequence ATGATATCAATTATATGCGCAGTAGCTAACAACAATGTTATAGGAAAAGATAATTCACTAATCTGGCATTTATCAAGTGATCTTAAAAGATTTAAGAAACTAACAGAAAATCACACTATAATTATGGGCAGAAAGACCTTTGAATCCCTTCCTGGTGTTTTACCAAAAAGAAAACATATTATAATTACTAGAGATGAAAACTTTTCTATAGATAATCAAGCTGTAGAAATTTCAAATTCTATAGATACTATTATTAAGAACTTTAAGGATTCTGATGAAGAAGTTTTTGTTATTGGTGGTGGTCAAATATATGCTGCTTTCTTACCATATGCTTCAAAAATGTACTTAACTGAATTGCAAGATTCCTTTAAGGGAGATACTTATTTTCCTCAATTAGAAGCTTCACACTGGAAGATTATTGAGAAAAGTGATCCTATTGTAGAAAATGGGACTACATATAGATTTGTAGATTATAAAAGAAACTAG